One Campylobacter concisus DNA segment encodes these proteins:
- a CDS encoding PepSY domain-containing protein, with amino-acid sequence MKKALGAAVLAVVLGATSLQAAITSKDALNIAEKNFPGSSVKDIEMNVKNGVTFYKIETFKDGVKQEIKIDANSGQIVKVENKNKKHILPIEAVDFSKFALSIDEAVAKAQALEAGWSLDEAELDNKNGAWIYKVELKRDRSEKKVIINAQTSEIIDNYTK; translated from the coding sequence ATGAAAAAGGCATTAGGCGCAGCAGTTTTAGCGGTAGTTTTAGGAGCGACAAGTTTGCAAGCAGCCATCACATCAAAAGATGCTTTAAATATAGCTGAGAAAAACTTTCCAGGCTCAAGTGTCAAAGACATCGAGATGAACGTCAAAAATGGCGTGACTTTTTACAAGATAGAGACATTTAAAGATGGTGTCAAACAAGAGATCAAGATCGATGCTAATAGCGGTCAGATCGTTAAAGTAGAGAATAAAAATAAAAAACATATCTTGCCGATCGAAGCAGTAGATTTTTCAAAATTTGCTCTTAGCATCGACGAAGCTGTAGCTAAAGCTCAAGCGCTCGAGGCTGGCTGGAGCCTTGATGAGGCAGAGCTTGATAATAAAAATGGTGCTTGGATATACAAAGTAGAGCTTAAGCGCGACAGGAGCGAGAAAAAAGTGATCATAAACGCTCAAACTAGCGAAATAATCGATAATTACACAAAGTGA
- a CDS encoding prepilin-type N-terminal cleavage/methylation domain-containing protein translates to MKRAFTLLELVVVIVVLGIIAMMSFNAIMNIYSNYFQTRTVNELETQTEIALEQISKRLEHRIKPSVIARKTDGAFLALNDSGVNLNAEYEILEFIPYAYEIFNDVISLDANDNVIEHGGKAGRYSGYADLAKSSPATGLISPGSNFTTGVVETIKDLTCRDEIRNATCVDFENKDGGVVAIFSDVYYNVQSSFGYSNGTVPVDLDIAKVGVKDGQRGINGNTLEISGFGGKQISEQYHLAYTANAIVPEQSADPKDTANGVFDLNLYYDYRPWMGEKYKLNGEKATLAKNVTRFVFTEKNGVIVLKLCMRAKNSEITICKSKAVY, encoded by the coding sequence ATGAAAAGAGCCTTTACGCTTCTTGAACTTGTAGTCGTCATCGTCGTACTTGGTATCATCGCTATGATGAGCTTTAATGCGATAATGAACATCTATTCAAACTACTTTCAAACAAGGACAGTAAATGAGCTCGAGACTCAAACAGAGATCGCTTTGGAGCAAATTTCAAAAAGACTGGAGCACCGCATAAAGCCAAGCGTGATCGCTAGAAAAACTGATGGAGCTTTTTTGGCACTAAACGATAGCGGGGTAAATTTAAATGCCGAGTATGAAATTTTAGAATTTATCCCCTATGCGTATGAAATTTTTAATGACGTTATATCTCTTGATGCTAATGACAATGTCATAGAGCATGGCGGAAAAGCAGGCAGATATAGTGGCTATGCGGATCTTGCTAAGAGCTCACCAGCAACTGGTCTGATAAGTCCTGGAAGTAATTTCACTACTGGAGTGGTCGAGACCATAAAAGATCTAACATGTAGAGATGAGATAAGAAATGCCACTTGTGTGGATTTTGAAAATAAAGATGGTGGCGTTGTAGCGATATTTTCTGATGTTTATTACAATGTGCAAAGCTCTTTTGGCTATAGCAATGGAACTGTGCCTGTTGATCTAGATATAGCAAAAGTTGGGGTAAAGGATGGTCAAAGAGGCATAAACGGCAATACGCTAGAAATTTCAGGTTTTGGTGGCAAGCAAATTTCAGAGCAGTATCATCTAGCCTACACAGCAAACGCCATAGTGCCAGAGCAAAGCGCTGATCCAAAAGATACTGCAAATGGTGTCTTTGATCTAAATTTATACTACGACTATCGTCCATGGATGGGAGAAAAATATAAACTAAATGGCGAAAAGGCAACCCTTGCCAAAAACGTTACGAGGTTTGTCTTTACTGAAAAAAATGGCGTCATCGTGCTAAAACTTTGCATGAGGGCAAAAAACTCAGAGATAACCATCTGTAAGTCAAAGGCGGTTTATTGA
- the hpf gene encoding ribosome hibernation-promoting factor, HPF/YfiA family: protein MNISIVGKQFELTEPIKNYIQDAFDTLGKYNLDIISARCVVGADEKQGKKGFNAEFSLNMAHKDTIVVRQKDKDLYAAIDLAIEKASKVLRREHDKKFTVKGKADDKEFRSRIGEEKIEGVEEIVPMELEIYKPLEVEEALDKLKSSDKQFYVFNDVDAKMRVIYKRTDGTFGLY, encoded by the coding sequence ATGAACATAAGCATTGTAGGAAAACAATTTGAGCTAACAGAGCCCATCAAAAACTATATCCAAGACGCTTTTGACACCCTTGGCAAGTACAACCTTGACATCATCTCAGCAAGATGCGTAGTAGGAGCAGATGAAAAGCAAGGCAAAAAGGGCTTTAATGCAGAATTTTCTCTAAATATGGCACATAAAGATACGATAGTCGTCCGCCAAAAAGATAAAGATCTCTATGCGGCGATAGATCTTGCTATCGAAAAGGCTTCAAAAGTTTTAAGAAGAGAGCACGATAAGAAATTTACCGTAAAAGGTAAGGCCGATGATAAAGAATTTCGCTCGAGAATAGGCGAAGAAAAGATCGAAGGTGTCGAGGAGATCGTGCCTATGGAGCTTGAAATTTACAAACCTCTTGAGGTAGAAGAAGCACTTGATAAACTAAAATCAAGCGATAAACAATTTTACGTATTTAACGATGTCGATGCCAAAATGCGCGTCATCTACAAAAGAACAGACGGAACTTTCGGTCTATACTAA